A single window of Metallosphaera hakonensis JCM 8857 = DSM 7519 DNA harbors:
- a CDS encoding transposase, translated as MQGAINSLNELNGSSRSEPQFEGNINRGLGRGNIMEKVLHTEKDVLLKANGVFPWEKFRERLESLYRRKPKWDVILLFKTLLIKYVYDISWNNLEGEIRDSQKFREFLGEKVPPKSTVFLFYKKLHETVKGEEVMWTTLMVELNSALDEVIKRYQEKGFELQVGREKTTSTKSTT; from the coding sequence GTGCAGGGGGCAATAAATTCTCTGAACGAGTTGAACGGGTCGTCGAGGTCGGAACCTCAATTTGAGGGTAATATTAATAGGGGATTGGGTCGAGGTAATATCATGGAAAAGGTGCTCCATACCGAGAAGGACGTCCTGTTGAAGGCGAATGGGGTTTTCCCGTGGGAGAAGTTCAGGGAGAGGTTGGAGTCGCTCTACCGCAGAAAGCCCAAGTGGGACGTGATCCTGCTCTTCAAGACCCTCCTGATCAAGTACGTCTACGACATATCCTGGAACAACCTGGAGGGGGAGATAAGGGATAGTCAGAAGTTCAGGGAGTTCCTTGGGGAGAAGGTACCTCCCAAGAGCACGGTCTTCCTGTTCTACAAGAAGCTTCATGAGACCGTGAAGGGAGAGGAGGTCATGTGGACCACGCTCATGGTCGAGCTCAACTCGGCCCTCGATGAGGTCATAAAAAGGTACCAAGAGAAGGGCTTCGAACTGCAGGTGGGGAGAGAAAAAACGACGAGTACGAAGAGTACTACGTGA
- a CDS encoding glycoside hydrolase family 15 protein gives MLVNFDEHGRIVDLYYPYVGMENQTSGIPVRVALWDGKNVFFDEAWKAEVSYEDGTNLVEVRWTLDNVGLEISSYNFVDVSEPIMYSILKVLSKNGTQGKFKLFFVHDLNIYSNPFGDTAFLDPSTWSMVHYKSKRYVGIKLMSIDMNPMEFSATKGNPLDDVKDGYLDGSSISHGDVKSAVGVELNLGSKSFVKAYYVIGASRNLEDLRKVMGGVNPATIESNFVSAFQYWRSWLSKGSWTSDHESWLYNVSLITVKNHMDVNGSIIASSDFSFVNLYGDSYQYFWPRDGAIAAHALDIAGYGELAMRHFNFVKDISTPEGYLYHKYNPNRTLASSWHPWLYNGKRILPIQEDETALEVWAIGSHFKRYKDLDELTEIYRRFVKPAIQFMMRFTEDGLPKPSFDLWEERYGVHIYTVSAVFGGLMMGAELARGMGDESLAEDAKDVANTMKEQALARLSDGKRFLRRLDETLSRLSKIEILS, from the coding sequence ATGCTAGTAAATTTCGACGAACATGGAAGGATTGTAGACCTATATTACCCTTACGTGGGTATGGAAAACCAAACATCCGGTATTCCCGTGAGGGTAGCTCTTTGGGACGGAAAGAACGTCTTCTTTGATGAGGCATGGAAGGCTGAGGTCTCTTACGAGGATGGAACTAATCTTGTTGAAGTCAGATGGACTCTGGATAACGTTGGACTTGAGATCTCCTCGTATAACTTCGTTGACGTGAGCGAACCTATCATGTACTCCATCTTGAAGGTACTGTCCAAGAACGGTACACAAGGGAAATTCAAGTTGTTCTTTGTTCATGATCTGAACATTTATTCGAATCCCTTTGGTGATACTGCCTTTCTAGATCCGAGTACATGGTCCATGGTACACTATAAGTCCAAAAGATACGTTGGAATAAAGTTAATGTCAATTGACATGAACCCAATGGAATTTTCCGCAACTAAGGGCAATCCCCTGGACGACGTTAAGGATGGCTACTTGGACGGAAGCTCCATTTCTCACGGAGACGTAAAGTCGGCTGTGGGGGTAGAGCTCAATCTAGGTAGTAAGTCTTTCGTCAAGGCCTATTACGTTATAGGTGCGTCGAGAAACTTAGAGGATTTAAGGAAAGTAATGGGAGGTGTAAATCCCGCTACCATAGAGAGCAACTTCGTTTCTGCGTTCCAATATTGGAGGAGCTGGCTTTCTAAGGGTAGTTGGACGTCAGATCACGAAAGCTGGTTATATAACGTAAGTCTGATCACTGTCAAAAATCACATGGACGTAAACGGATCAATAATCGCGTCATCCGACTTCTCCTTCGTAAACCTATATGGTGATTCCTATCAATACTTTTGGCCCAGAGACGGAGCCATAGCTGCCCACGCCCTCGATATCGCGGGATATGGAGAGCTGGCCATGAGGCACTTTAACTTCGTAAAGGACATATCTACCCCTGAGGGTTACCTTTACCATAAATACAATCCCAATAGAACCCTGGCAAGCTCTTGGCATCCTTGGTTATATAACGGAAAGAGGATATTGCCAATTCAAGAGGACGAAACGGCCCTTGAGGTCTGGGCAATAGGAAGTCACTTCAAGAGATATAAGGACCTAGACGAGCTAACCGAGATCTACAGGAGATTTGTTAAGCCTGCAATACAGTTCATGATGAGGTTTACCGAGGACGGTCTTCCCAAGCCAAGTTTCGATCTCTGGGAAGAGAGATACGGAGTTCACATTTACACTGTTTCCGCGGTTTTCGGCGGACTCATGATGGGTGCAGAACTGGCAAGGGGCATGGGAGATGAAAGCTTGGCTGAAGATGCCAAGGATGTAGCTAATACAATGAAGGAGCAGGCTCTGGCTAGACTTTCAGACGGGAAGAGATTCCTAAGAAGGTTAGACGAGACGTTGTCCAGGTTAAGCAAAATTGAAATATTATCGTGA
- a CDS encoding nucleotidyltransferase family protein, whose translation MQWSPEDIKVVIPIGGEATRMRPLTVETSKATVRLLNRPLLEFPILELAKQGVKEFIFGVKGYINYKSLFDTFKEGIGFSARYRIKPRVHFKYQPRVDSIGNADSVRINMDCYRIDDVTLVIQGDNLIKLDLRSLIDYHLAKGAIMTIVLKKWNDVREFGVAELSEDMKIKRFVEKPKEGEAPSNLINTGVYVLSPKIKDIFASEEVSTMREEGRMDFGKDIIPYLITKGYPVYGYVTDSLWFDVGTPERYLDAMKVLLGSLEEKEMGAKKMDVSKRIFVQGTSLDSIRRRNVIAMKYRKGRLKVEGSVLIGRHCQIGNNVYIENSTIDNFSILKNNVRVVRSAIMDRAFVGEGVVIEDSVIARHVEIRGGAKIIRSVIGDDVVIDADTEIVNSRIYPHKVINANSKIHDTILT comes from the coding sequence ATGCAATGGTCTCCAGAAGACATAAAAGTAGTTATCCCCATCGGAGGAGAAGCGACGAGAATGAGACCGTTGACCGTTGAGACATCAAAGGCGACTGTGAGACTACTGAACAGACCGCTGTTGGAGTTCCCGATCCTGGAGTTAGCTAAACAAGGGGTAAAAGAATTCATTTTTGGGGTTAAGGGTTACATAAATTACAAATCCCTTTTCGATACGTTTAAGGAAGGAATAGGATTCTCAGCTAGATACAGGATAAAGCCAAGGGTTCACTTCAAGTATCAGCCCAGGGTCGACAGCATCGGTAATGCAGATTCTGTTAGAATTAACATGGACTGTTACAGGATAGATGACGTTACCTTAGTTATTCAGGGAGATAACCTGATAAAGCTCGATTTGAGGAGTCTAATTGACTATCATCTAGCTAAGGGAGCTATAATGACCATAGTCTTGAAGAAGTGGAACGATGTGCGCGAGTTCGGCGTGGCGGAACTTTCTGAAGACATGAAAATAAAGAGATTTGTGGAGAAGCCCAAGGAAGGAGAGGCTCCTTCGAATCTCATAAACACTGGAGTTTACGTTCTATCACCAAAGATCAAGGACATTTTCGCAAGTGAGGAGGTCTCGACAATGAGAGAGGAAGGTAGAATGGACTTCGGAAAGGACATTATACCCTACCTAATTACCAAGGGTTACCCGGTTTACGGTTACGTGACCGACTCCCTTTGGTTCGACGTGGGGACACCAGAAAGATATTTGGACGCCATGAAGGTTCTCCTAGGAAGCCTTGAGGAGAAGGAAATGGGAGCAAAGAAAATGGACGTCAGTAAGAGGATATTCGTTCAGGGAACCAGTCTGGACTCCATTCGAAGGAGAAATGTAATTGCAATGAAGTATAGGAAAGGGAGGTTAAAGGTAGAAGGAAGTGTTCTCATTGGTAGACATTGTCAAATAGGAAATAACGTTTACATAGAGAACTCTACCATAGACAATTTCTCGATCTTAAAGAACAACGTGAGAGTTGTCAGAAGCGCGATCATGGATAGGGCTTTCGTAGGAGAGGGAGTAGTCATAGAGGATTCGGTTATAGCTAGGCACGTGGAGATAAGGGGGGGAGCAAAAATTATCAGGAGCGTAATAGGTGATGACGTGGTCATAGACGCCGACACAGAAATTGTTAACTCAAGGATATATCCGCATAAGGTTATAAACGCCAATAGCAAAATCCACGACACAATACTGACTTGA
- a CDS encoding glycoside hydrolase family 57 protein produces the protein MTSKLVMGFEVHQPFRIRKDAFWNPRFKGPIQEKYFDNELNKAIFERVKAKCYIPATSIILEEIEAGEEEGRDVKFFFSISGTLLEQAERWGRDLIELFQLLTSTRKVEFLAQTYYHSVSSLWEDRTEWREQVKLHRETVTSLLGQSPVTFENTELLTNPVILEEAEKMGFKGFMMEGKESVLKGRSPNFVFRRKNGSISILPRNYMLSDDLAFRFSNQAWDQYPLTAEKYASWIKASPGQLVTIFVDYETFGEHQWKESGILEFLRWLPRELHRAGVEMSLPREVEDSPYYDLEVNGISSWADIRKDHTSWLGNIMQWAYDEAVRRAEMPSKELEGEYLKTWRYFTISDNYYYLFTEGGGPGEVHSYFNAYNSPIDAFLNEFYAVNSFLQEELQALGVRNEPFFFYKDGKRVNVAWNEKQFREVLKRDESLRDNLKYLREWLS, from the coding sequence ATGACGAGCAAGTTAGTGATGGGTTTTGAAGTTCACCAACCCTTTAGGATTAGAAAGGACGCCTTTTGGAACCCTAGATTCAAAGGACCGATTCAGGAAAAGTATTTTGACAATGAACTTAACAAGGCAATATTCGAAAGGGTGAAAGCTAAGTGTTACATCCCAGCAACTAGCATTATCCTAGAAGAAATAGAGGCTGGTGAGGAGGAGGGTAGAGACGTAAAATTCTTCTTTTCCATATCGGGAACACTCCTGGAACAGGCCGAGAGATGGGGGAGAGACTTAATTGAGTTATTTCAGTTATTGACGTCCACAAGAAAAGTCGAGTTCTTGGCTCAAACATATTACCACTCTGTGTCCTCCCTTTGGGAGGATAGGACGGAGTGGAGGGAGCAGGTTAAACTTCACAGGGAGACCGTAACGAGTCTCTTGGGACAATCTCCCGTAACCTTTGAGAACACAGAATTACTCACTAACCCCGTAATCCTGGAGGAGGCGGAGAAAATGGGCTTCAAGGGATTCATGATGGAAGGTAAGGAGAGCGTTCTTAAGGGCAGATCGCCGAACTTCGTCTTCAGGAGAAAGAACGGTAGTATCTCGATCCTTCCTAGGAATTACATGTTGAGTGACGATCTGGCGTTCAGGTTTTCAAACCAGGCGTGGGACCAATATCCTCTAACAGCCGAGAAGTACGCTTCATGGATTAAGGCCTCCCCAGGTCAATTGGTAACCATCTTCGTTGATTACGAGACCTTTGGAGAACATCAGTGGAAAGAGAGTGGAATCCTCGAGTTTCTGAGATGGTTGCCAAGGGAACTTCATAGGGCTGGAGTCGAGATGAGCCTACCCAGAGAGGTAGAGGACAGTCCATATTACGATTTGGAGGTGAACGGTATCTCGTCATGGGCAGACATTAGAAAGGATCACACCAGTTGGCTGGGAAACATTATGCAATGGGCCTATGATGAGGCCGTGAGAAGGGCTGAAATGCCGTCTAAAGAGCTTGAGGGGGAATATTTGAAAACATGGAGGTACTTCACAATCAGTGATAACTACTATTACCTTTTCACAGAGGGAGGGGGACCGGGTGAGGTACACTCCTATTTCAACGCCTATAATTCTCCAATTGATGCATTTCTGAACGAGTTCTATGCAGTGAACTCTTTCCTTCAGGAGGAGCTCCAAGCCCTCGGAGTTAGGAACGAGCCCTTCTTCTTCTATAAGGACGGAAAGAGAGTTAACGTTGCATGGAATGAGAAACAGTTTAGAGAGGTCCTAAAAAGGGATGAATCTTTGAGGGATAACCTGAAGTACCTTAGGGAGTGGTTAAGTTGA